One Manihot esculenta cultivar AM560-2 chromosome 6, M.esculenta_v8, whole genome shotgun sequence DNA segment encodes these proteins:
- the LOC110616678 gene encoding putative RNA polymerase II subunit B1 CTD phosphatase RPAP2 homolog, with protein MRSTTMEKDQPITVTDTVYKLQHHLLEGIKNEDQLFAAGSLMSHSDYEDVVIERSIANLCGYPLCNNSMPLDRPHKGRYRISLKEHKVYDLHETYMYCSSSCVVNSRAFAGSLQEERCSVLNPMKLNDILRMFDNLSLDYECLGENGDLGLSNLKIQEKMVGSVGEVSVEEWIGPSNAIEGYIPQRDRVSINSPSKDNSKEGPKAKCTKPVNKQDCFFNDMDFMSTIITEDEYNISKAPSGSSSTASVINVQEQGGKEIREGLKQSSSPGKHGSNKTSRKSQGGKSKKVAKGDLSSQDLPTSNYSQVSSSASDAEVEEKSKIKKAANLSEAMLKPSLKAFGAKKSNRSVTWADEKIDAGSRNLCEVREMEDKKAVLDTPDSMDGGHDGNMLLFESAEACAVALSQAAEAVASGDADPSDAMSEAGVIILPHPHDTDNVEMLERESSSVKWPTKEIPGADLFDSEDSWYDAPPEGFSLTLSPFATMWMALFAWVTSSSLAYIYGRDDESSYEDYLSVNGREYPRKVVLRDGRSSEIKHTIEGCLARSLPGLVADLRLPIPMSRLEQGVGHLLETMSFFDAVPAFRMKQWQVIAFLFVEALSVCRIPVLTSYMTNRRMMLHQILDGSQISAEEYEVMKDLMIPLGRDPRARSGA; from the exons ATGAGATCTACTACAATGGAAAAGGATCAACCAATTACTGTGACAGACACTGTTTATAAGTTGCAACATCACCTTCTTGAGGGCATAAAAAATGAAGATCAACTATTTGCAGCTGGATCTTTGATGTCGCATAGTGACTATGAAGATGTTGTTATTGAGCGGTCAATTGCAAACCTGTGTGGCTATCCGCTTTGCAACAATTCTATGCCATTAGATCGTCCTCATAAAGGTCGATATCGCATTTCGTTGAAGGAGCACAAGGTTTATGATCTACATGAGACATACATGTATTGCTCTTCCAGTTGTGTTGTTAATAGTCGAGCTTTTGCAGGGAGTTTACAAGAAGAGAGATGTTCTGTTCTGAATCCAATGAAACTTAATGATATTCTAAGGATGTTTGATAATTTGAGTTTAGATTATGAATGTTTGGGGGAAAATGGGGACTTGGGGCTGTCTAACTTAAAGATTCAGGAGAAGATGGTAGGCAGTGTGGGGGAGGTCTCTGTGGAAGAGTGGATTGGTCCATCAAATGCAATTGAGGGCTATATTCCACAACGAGATCGTGTTTCCATAAATTCACCATCAAAAGATAATTCCAAAGAAG GACCAAAAGCTAAGTGTACCAAACCAGTCAATAAACAAGATTGTTTCTTTAATGACATGGACTTTATGAGCACTATAATCACTGAAGATGAGTACAACATTTCAAAAGCTCCCTCTGGTTCATCAAGCACTGCCTCTGTCATAAATGTACAAGAGCAAGGAGGGAAAGAAATTCGTGAAGGCTTAAAACAGTCATCATCTCCTGGAAAGCATGGCTCCAATAAGACATCAAGAAAGTCACAAGGGGGGAAGAGTAAAAAGGTTGCAAAAGGTGATCTTAGTAGCCAAGACCTGCCCACTTCAAATTATTCTCAGGTCAGTTCAAGTGCAAGTGATGCTGAAGTTgaagaaaaatctaaaattaagaAAGCCGCTAATTTGAGTGAAGCCATGCTCAAACCCTCTCTTAAAGCTTTTGGTGCAAAGAAATCTAATCGCTCTGTTACTTGGGCTGATGAGAAAATTGATGCTGGAAGTAGAAATCTTTGTGAGGTCAGGGAAATGGAAGATAAAAAGGCAGTTCTTGATACTCCTGACAGTATGGACGGGGGACATGATGGTAACATGTTGCTATTTGAATCAGCAGAAGCGTGTGCTGTAGCATTGAGCCAAGCAGCAGAAGCTGTTGCATCTGGAGATGCTGATCCTAGTGATGCTA TGTCTGAAGCTGGAGTCATCATATTACCACATCCACATGATACAGATAACGTTGAAATGCTTGAACGAGAATCTTCTTCTGTTAAGTGGCCAACAAAAGAGATTCCAGGGGCAGATTTATTTGACTCTGAGGATTCATGGTATGATGCTCCGCCAGAAGGATTTAGTTTGACG TTATCCCCTTTTGCAACAATGTGGATGGCACTCTTTGCATGGGTGACTTCGTCTTCGTTGGCTTATATATATGGGAGAGATGATGAAAGTTCCTATGAAGATTATTTATCTGTTAATGGCAGGGAGTACCCTCGAAAGGTTGTCTTGAGAGATGGCCGTTCTTCTGAAATCAAGCATACCATTGAGGGGTGTCTTGCTCGGAGTTTACCTGGACTTGTAGCAGATCTCAGGTTGCCAATACCAATGTCTAGACTGGAGCAAGGAGTG GGGCACTTGTTGGAAACAATGTCCTTTTTTGATGCGGTTCCTGCATTCAGAATGAAACAATGGCAAGTCATAGCTTTTCTCTTTGTTGAGGCTTTATCTGTATGTAGGATCCCAGTTCTCACTTCATACATGACTAATCGGAGGATGATGCTTCACCAG